The following DNA comes from Mucilaginibacter jinjuensis.
TAGGTGATTGTATTATCAGATTTATCATTATTAGGCTAATGCGATGGTTGATGAATAAATAAAGATATTAATTATATACTTCAAGAAATTAAAGTCCAGGAGAAAAAGGCAGGAACGTTATACCAATTATAGCAAAACATGCTTTGCAAGGCTTTACGCACCTTGATTTAAAATACCAAAGCAATAGATTTTCAAAATCACTCAAAGTTTATCAATTCGGCTTAAACGCTCCAAATCTTCCACAAAACGGGTTGAAAATCTTTCACTTTCGGGTGTAAAAATATATTATAACATACTATAAATCAATTTATTAATACCAAAACATAATTTAACAAAAGTTCGTCCCTACTTTAGTTAATTTCTTAATAGGCTGATTTTCAAATCTAATCAAATCTGCAGTTAAAGCGTGGCGGCACCGAAGCTGGATTTTTGAATGTTCAAAAAAGGCAATAGCAGAAAAATTCTTTAACCTAGGCTACTACTTCCCTTTTAGATCAGGTCGGAATTAACTCAATTCTCATATGCCAAATATGGTCAGCCCTTTTGCGAATTGTTCAGCAACAGCTTGATTTGCCGCATCGATATATTTGTCTATGATCGGGTCAACAACTGTTCTTAATGGTTCTTGCCTTTCTGTATCAATTAGCATTACGGTTACATCTTCAACATCTTGCGGATTTGGATTTTCACTTTAAACAAGGACCATGATGGCCCCTATCATTTTATTGGGCATATCAGCAAAGGTATCGTAATGCCGTGTAGGTATTGATTAGTGGTAATGAGGCGGGTTCAAATCAACTCTTTTGATAAAACACACAAATTCAGCTTAATAAATAAAAATATTTTTAAATATGCTTCATTATTTTAAAATAAATACTCACCTTTGAACAACACAACAATTTTATTGTGTCTATGATACCAGATTTTATAAATATTAAAGATGCTCCTTGGGCAGTATTGCCTGCCGGTATTCATACAACGAGTATCGGCCAAGTGCAACTACGCTTCGCTTACAATGAGCGGCGGCAGTTTCTTTTTCGGGGCTTGGAGGAAGCATTGCAAAATTTGTTCGATGCCGGTTGCCGGCAATGTTTTTTGGACGGCAGTTTTATTACAGCCAAACCGCTTCCCAATGATTATGAGCTTTGTTGGGATCCGGCATTTGTCAGCCCGGACATTTTGGATACCATCTTCCTGGACTTCGATGATATGAGGGCCGCGCAAAAAGAAAAATATGGTGGTGAATTTTTTCCCACTATTATGACAGAGGGGTTCTCTGGTAAACCATTCGTTGAGTTTTTCCAAACCGAAAAAGATACCGGGGCACGAAAAGGCATCATTCGGTTATTACATACATATTAAAAGTTAAGGCTATGATTACAAATGACAGGCAATATAAAATTGTAAAATCTCAGATCGAGCAATTTCAGCAGTCGTTAGACGAGCTTTTGAAAAATACAGAAGGGGCTTCAAATGTACATCCGAAAATTTTTGAAGCGAGCCGTAATGCAATCATTTCACAGCTTAGGCAGCTAAACGAAATGGTCACTGAATACGAAAGCTTGAAATCCGGTGAAGTGCTGGTCACTCCAATAAATAGTTTGACAGAATTGCCATTGGCGTTAATCAAAGCACGTATTGTCAATGGCTTAACCCAAGCTGAACTGGCAGAAAAATTAGGCTTAAAAATGCAGCAGATCCAGCGCTATGAATCAGAACGTTATGAAACGGCCAGTTTAAAAACATTAGAGAAAATAGCATCTCAACTTGGGATAGTATTACATGGAGATGTACAATTGGCTGCGACGAACAATAAAGAGTCATTAGACGTCAGCAAGTATCCATTCAAAGAAATGTTTAAGCGAAAATGGTTTACGGATTTTACAGGAGACCTAAATGCAGCACTAAAAAATTCAGCGACGTTACTTCATTGGCTTTTTGACCAGGCTAATCTGGACAGCCTGCAATTGAATTTAAACCGGCAAACACTCCGCACTAATAAAGAAATTGATTCTTTCGCGCTAAAAGCCTGGTACGCCAGGGTGTTGATCAAAGCGGTACATCAAAATGATATACCGCCATTTAACCAGGAGTCTATGACAGAAGACTGGTTTTCAGGCCTGGTTAAATTAAGCAGCTTTGTTGATGGGCTTCAACGAGTGACAGACTACGTTAACGAGGTTGGTATTCGGCTGATCATTGAAGAACAGCTCCCCGGCACCAAGCTGGATGGCGCCGCGTTGCTTGTCGCCAACCAATCGCCTGTTGTGGCATTAACGCTGCGTTATGATCGCCTGGATAATTTCTGGTTCGTCTTGTTTCACGAATTGGCACACGTGCGCTTACACCTGTCTCAGCACGCACCGGTAATTTTTGACGATCTGGATACTGATGCTAAAGGAATCGAAGAAGAAGCCGACAAGTTTGCTTTAAATCTATTGATACCGAACGATGTATGGCGAAAATCACTTGTTAGGTT
Coding sequences within:
- a CDS encoding DUF6932 family protein codes for the protein MIPDFINIKDAPWAVLPAGIHTTSIGQVQLRFAYNERRQFLFRGLEEALQNLFDAGCRQCFLDGSFITAKPLPNDYELCWDPAFVSPDILDTIFLDFDDMRAAQKEKYGGEFFPTIMTEGFSGKPFVEFFQTEKDTGARKGIIRLLHTY
- a CDS encoding XRE family transcriptional regulator, translating into MITNDRQYKIVKSQIEQFQQSLDELLKNTEGASNVHPKIFEASRNAIISQLRQLNEMVTEYESLKSGEVLVTPINSLTELPLALIKARIVNGLTQAELAEKLGLKMQQIQRYESERYETASLKTLEKIASQLGIVLHGDVQLAATNNKESLDVSKYPFKEMFKRKWFTDFTGDLNAALKNSATLLHWLFDQANLDSLQLNLNRQTLRTNKEIDSFALKAWYARVLIKAVHQNDIPPFNQESMTEDWFSGLVKLSSFVDGLQRVTDYVNEVGIRLIIEEQLPGTKLDGAALLVANQSPVVALTLRYDRLDNFWFVLFHELAHVRLHLSQHAPVIFDDLDTDAKGIEEEADKFALNLLIPNDVWRKSLVRFSPSEETVQNQAAELGISPALVAGRIRRETGKYHLLTNLVGSGEVRKAFENDYYH